A window of the Lactuca sativa cultivar Salinas chromosome 5, Lsat_Salinas_v11, whole genome shotgun sequence genome harbors these coding sequences:
- the LOC111890444 gene encoding uncharacterized protein LOC111890444 has product MECEACQRTCKILARNEMPQRNSQVCEIFDVQGVDFIGPFPSSKGNKYILLAVDYVSKWAEPQALPTNDARVVALISDRGTHFANDQLAKVLQKYGVRHRFSTPYHPHTNGKTKITNTALKRILEKSVESNRKDWAEKLDDAIWAFRIAFKTPVDSLPCFKYLSDGAVKDRKTSKINGRILRVRDECKSIESRLTKKKD; this is encoded by the exons ATGGAATGTGAAGCTTGCCAAAGAACATGTAAGATATTGGCAAGGAATGAAATGCCCCAAAGGAATAGTCAAGTTTGTGAAATCTTCGATGTACAGGGTGTGGATTTCATAGGACCATTTCCTTCATCCAAAGGCAATAAATACATACTATTGGCGGTGGATTATGTGTCAAAGTGGGCAGAACCGCAAGCATTACCAACCAATGATGCAAGGGTTGTG GCGTTAATTAGTGATAGGGGAACCCACTTCGCTAATGATCAACTAGCAAAAGTGTTGCAAAAATATGGGGTACGCCATAGATTTTCAACACCTTACCATCCACATACAAATGGGAAAACCAAAATTACAAATACGGCACTCAAAAGAATATTGGAGAAATCGGTGGAGAGTAATAGAAAAGATTGGGCAGAAAAATTGGATGATGCAATTTGGGCATTTAGGATCGCATTTAAGACACCGGTTGATTCATTGCCTTGTTTCAA GTATTTGAGCGATGGAGCAGTGAAGGATAGGAAGACTTCAAAGATAAATGGCAGGAT TTTGCGGGTAAGGGATGAATGCAAGAGTATAGAGTCAAGGCTAACCAAGAAAAAAGATTGA